One Camelina sativa cultivar DH55 chromosome 3, Cs, whole genome shotgun sequence genomic window carries:
- the LOC104767288 gene encoding nuclear transcription factor Y subunit B-4: MTDEDRLLPIANVGRLMKQILPSNAKISKEAKQTVQECATEFISFVTCEASDKCHRENRKTVNGDDIWWALSTLGLDNYADAVGRHLHKYREAERERAEHNKGSNDSGNEKGPSTRSDLQSQSTKFIRVVEKGSSSTAR; encoded by the coding sequence atgacAGATGAAGATAGGTTATTACCAATAGCCAATGTAGGGAGACTTATGAAGCAAATCTTACCATCAAATGCAAAGATctcaaaagaagcaaaacaaacagTCCAAGAGTGTGCAACGGAGTTCATAAGCTTTGTTACATGCGAAGCCTCGGACAAGTGCCACAGGGAGAATCGAAAGACGGTGAATGGTGACGACATCTGGTGGGCTCTCAGCACTCTCGGCCTTGATAACTATGCTGACGCCGTGGGTAGGCATCTTCACAAGTACCGTGAAGCCGAGCGAGAAAGAGCTGAGCACAACAAAGGTAGCAATGATAGTGGGAACGAGAAAGGACCCAGTACTAGAAGTGATCTACAGAGTCAGTCGACAAAGTTTATTAGAGTTGTTGAGAAGGGAAGCAGCTCCACGGCCCGTTGA
- the LOC104767262 gene encoding mannosylglycoprotein endo-beta-mannosidase isoform X2 — MAEIGKTVLDSGWLAARSTEVDVDGDQLTTTNPPALGPDSRWMEAVVPGTVLGTLVKNKAVPDPFYGLENEAITDIADSGRDYYTFWFFTNFQCKRLRNQYVHLNFRAINYSAEVYVNGHKTVLPKGMFRRHTLDVTDILHSENNSLAVIVHPPDHPGTIPPKGGQGGDHEIGKDVAAQYVEGWDWICPIRDRNTGIWDEVSISVTGPVRIIDPHLVSTFFDHYKRAYLHVTAELENKSTWNADCSVNIQITAELENGVCLVEHLQTENVLIPAKGHIQHTFKPLFFYKPELWWPNGMGKQNLYDILITVVVKEFGESDSWMQPFGFRKIESVIDSATGGRLFKINGEPIFIRGGNWILSDGLLRLSKERYRTDIKFHADMNMNMIRCWGGGLAERPDFYHFCDIYGLLVWQEFWITGDVDGRGDPVSNPNGPLDHELFLLCARDTVKLLRNHPSLALWVGGNEQVPPKDINEALKQDLRLHPYFKTHMLSDEDSDPSVYLDGTRVYIQGSMWDGFADGKGNFTDGPYEIQYPEDFFKDTYYKYGFNPEIGSVGMPVAATIRATMPPEGWEIPLFKKGLDGFVEEVPNRMWDYHKYIPYSKPGKVHDQILMYGTPENLDDFCLKAQLVNYIQYRALFEGWSSRMWTKYTGVLIWKNQNPWTGLRGQFYDHLLDQTASFYGCRSAAEPVHVQLNLASYFVEVVNTTSEELSDVAIEASVWDLNGNCPYSEVFKIVSAPPKKVMQISEFKYPKSQNPKPVYFLLLKLYNVSDKTVISRNFYWLNLPGQDYTLLEPYRKKQIPLKITCNAVLVGPKYELEINVHNTSRAGLAKNAAQEDGKPNLGLLQKLFSRCVVSADSNRALKVVEMEGSDSGVAFFLRFSVHNAETEKQDTRILPVHYSDNYFSLVPGESMSLKIAFAAPTGTTKSPRVMLQGWNYPDGFSVFG; from the exons ATGGCGGAGATCGGGAAGACGGTGTTAGATTCCGGCTGGCTAGCGGCGAGATCCACGGAGGTCGATGTCGACGGCGACCAGCTCACTACCACCAATCCTCCTGCTCTCGGTCCCGATTCTCGCTGGATGGAAGCCGTCGTACCCGGAAC TGTTTTGGGGACACTGGTGAAGAACAAAGCTGTTCCAGACCCATTCTATGGGCTCGAGAATGAAGCTATCACGGATATTGCTGATTCCGGGAGGGACTATTACACCTTCTGGTTCTTCACTAACTTCCAATGCAAAAGG ttgcGGAATCAATACGTGCATCTGAATTTTCGTGCCATCAACTACTCTGCGGAAGTGTATGTAAACGGCCACAAGACAGTGCTTCCCAAAGGGATGTTTCGCAGACATACACTTGACGTTACTGATATCCTGCATTCTGAAAACAATTCACTTGCTGTTATTGTTCATCCCCCAGATCATCCTGGGACTATCCCTCCCAAGGGAGGGCAAGGTGGTGATCACGAG ATTGGAAAAGATGTAGCTGCACAGTATGTGGAAGGTTGGGACTGGATTTGTCCAATAAG GGACCGGAATACTGGCATATGGGATGAAGTGTCAATATCTGTAACCGGG CCAGTAAGAATAATTGATCCCCATTTGGTCTCAACCTTCTTTGACCATTACAAGAGGGCTTACTTGCATGTGACTGCTGAACTGGAAAACAAAAGCACATGGAATGCCGACTGTTCTGTAAATATTCAGATCACAGCTGAACTCGAAAACGGTGTTTGTTTAGTAGAGCATCTTCAGACAGAGAATGTTTTGATTCCAGCTAAAGGACATATTCAGCACACTTTTAAACCG CTCTTTTTCTATAAACCTGAATTGTGGTGGCCCAACGGGATGGGAAAGCAAAACCTTTACGACATCTTGATCACTGTTGTTGTGAAAGAATTTGGGGAATCTGATTCCTGGATGCAGCCATTTGGATTCCGTAAGATAGAGAGTGTTATCGATAGTGCCACTGGTGGAAG GCTGTTCAAGATTAACGGAGAGCCGATCTTCATTCGTGGTGGCAATTGGATACTATCTGATGGGTTGTTACGGCTCTCTAAAGAACGTTATAGAACCGATATAAAGTTCCATGCAGATATGAACATGAACATGATCCGTTGCTGGGGCGGTGGGTTGGCTGAAAGGCCAGATTTTTATCACTTTTGTGATATCTACGGTTTGCTG GTCTGGCAAGAGTTTTGGATCACGGGAGATGTTGATGGAAGAGGTGATCCAGTATCAAATCCGAACGGACCACTAGACCATGAGTTATTCCTCTTATGTGCTCGTGATACTGTCAAACTTTTGAGAAACCATCCAAGCCTAGCTCTTTGGGTGGGTGGAAACGAACAAGTTCCGCCAAAAGACATAAATGAGGCTCTAAAGCAAGACCTTAGGCTTCACCCTTATTTTAAAACCCATATGTTATCAGACGAGGATTCGGATCCTAGTGTTTATCTTGACGGTACTAGAGTTTATATTCAAGGATCTATGTGGGACGGATTTGCAGATGGTAAGGGAAACTTCACTGACGGCCCTTACGAGATTCAATACCctgaagatttttttaaagatacatATTACAAGTATGGGTTCAATCCGGAGATTGGTTCGGTTGGAATGCCAGTTGCAGCTACGATAAGAGCGACAATGCCTCCGGAAGGTTGGGAGATTCCTCTGTTTAAAAAGGGTTTGGACGGGTTTGTTGAAGAAGTACCAAACCGAATGTGGGATTACCACAAGTACATTCCATATTCTAAGCCTGGAAAAGTTCATGACCAGATTCTGATGTACGGTACTCCGGAGAATCTCGATGACTTCTGCTTGAAG GCTCAACTGGTAAACTACATTCAGTACAGAGCTCTATTCGAGGGCTGGAGTTCACGAATGTGGACAAAATACACGGGTGTCTTGATCTGGAAGAACCAAAATCCATGGACTGGTCTCAGAGGTCAGTTCTATGATCATCTTCTCGATCAAACAGCCAGTTTCTATGGCTGCCGTTCCGCTGCAGAGCCAGTCCATGTCCAATTAAACCTGGCAAGTTACTTTGTTGAG GTTGTAAACACGACTTCTGAAGAGCTTTCGGATGTCGCGATAGAGGCATCAGTATGGGACCTAAACGGGAACTGCCCATACTCGGAAGTGTTTAAGATAGTCTCCGCACCGCCAAAGAAAGTTATGCAAATTTCGGAATTCAAGtacccaaaatcacaaaacccaAAGCCGgtgtattttcttcttctcaaactgTACAATGTCTCAGACAAAACGGTTATATCCCGGAACTTCTACTGGCTTAATCTGCCTGGGCAAGATTACACACTCTTGGAGCCGTACAGAAAGAAGCAAATACCTCTCAAGATCACTTGCAATGCAGTTCTGGTTGGTCCAAAATATGAGCTGGAGATCAATGTCCATAACACATCTAGAGCTGGCTTAGCCAAAAACGCTGCTCAAGAAGACGGAAAGCCGAATCTGGGGTTGCTCCAGAAGCTCTTTAGTAGATGTGTTGTTTCTGCAGATAGCAACCGTGCTTTGAAAGTGGTGGAAATGGAGGGATCTGATTCAGGGGTTGCTTTCTTCCTTCGTTTCTCTGTCCACAATGCAGAGACAGAGAAACAAGACACGAGAATTCTGCCAGTACATTACTCAGACAACTATTTCTCACTAGTTCCAGGTGAATCAATGTCTTTGAAGATCGCATTTGCAGCTCCTACAGGCACGACGAAGTCTCCTCGTGTTATGCTTCAGGGCTGGAACTACCCTGATGGGTTTAGTGTTTTTGGTTGA
- the LOC104767262 gene encoding mannosylglycoprotein endo-beta-mannosidase isoform X1: MAEIGKTVLDSGWLAARSTEVDVDGDQLTTTNPPALGPDSRWMEAVVPGTVLGTLVKNKAVPDPFYGLENEAITDIADSGRDYYTFWFFTNFQCKRLRNQYVHLNFRAINYSAEVYVNGHKTVLPKGMFRRHTLDVTDILHSENNSLAVIVHPPDHPGTIPPKGGQGGDHEIGKDVAAQYVEGWDWICPIRDRNTGIWDEVSISVTGPVRIIDPHLVSTFFDHYKRAYLHVTAELENKSTWNADCSVNIQITAELENGVCLVEHLQTENVLIPAKGHIQHTFKPLFFYKPELWWPNGMGKQNLYDILITVVVKEFGESDSWMQPFGFRKIESVIDSATGGRLFKINGEPIFIRGGNWILSDGLLRLSKERYRTDIKFHADMNMNMIRCWGGGLAERPDFYHFCDIYGLLVWQEFWITGDVDGRGDPVSNPNGPLDHELFLLCARDTVKLLRNHPSLALWVGGNEQVPPKDINEALKQDLRLHPYLKTHMLSDEDSDPSVYLDGTRVYIQGSMWDGFADGKGNFTDGPYEIQYPEDFFKDTYYKYGFNPEIGSVGMPVAATIRATMPPEGWEIPLFKKGLDGFVEEVPNRMWDYHKYIPYSKPGKVHDQILMYGTPENLDDFCLKAQLVNYIQYRALFEGWSSRMWTKYTGVLIWKNQNPWTGLRGQFYDHLLDQTASFYGCRSAAEPVHVQLNLASYFVEVVNTTSEELSDVAIEASVWDLNGNCPYSEVFKIVSAPPKKVMQISEFKYPKSQNPKPVYFLLLKLYNVSDKTVISRNFYWLNLPGQDYTLLEPYRKKQIPLKITCNAVLVGPKYELEINVHNTSRAGLAKNAAQEDGKPNLGLLQKLFSRCVVSADSNRALKVVEMEGSDSGVAFFLRFSVHNAETEKQDTRILPVHYSDNYFSLVPGESMSLKIAFAAPTGTTKSPRVMLQGWNYPDGFSVFG, from the exons ATGGCGGAGATCGGGAAGACGGTGTTAGATTCCGGCTGGCTAGCGGCGAGATCCACGGAGGTCGATGTCGACGGCGACCAGCTCACTACCACCAATCCTCCTGCTCTCGGTCCCGATTCTCGCTGGATGGAAGCCGTCGTACCCGGAAC TGTTTTGGGGACACTGGTGAAGAACAAAGCTGTTCCAGACCCATTCTATGGGCTCGAGAATGAAGCTATCACGGATATTGCTGATTCCGGGAGGGACTATTACACCTTCTGGTTCTTCACTAACTTCCAATGCAAAAGG ttgcGGAATCAATACGTGCATCTGAATTTTCGTGCCATCAACTACTCTGCGGAAGTGTATGTAAACGGCCACAAGACAGTGCTTCCCAAAGGGATGTTTCGCAGACATACACTTGACGTTACTGATATCCTGCATTCTGAAAACAATTCACTTGCTGTTATTGTTCATCCCCCAGATCATCCTGGGACTATCCCTCCCAAGGGAGGGCAAGGTGGTGATCACGAG ATTGGAAAAGATGTAGCTGCACAGTATGTGGAAGGTTGGGACTGGATTTGTCCAATAAG GGACCGGAATACTGGCATATGGGATGAAGTGTCAATATCTGTAACCGGG CCAGTAAGAATAATTGATCCCCATTTGGTCTCAACCTTCTTTGACCATTACAAGAGGGCTTACTTGCATGTGACTGCTGAACTGGAAAACAAAAGCACATGGAATGCCGACTGTTCTGTAAATATTCAGATCACAGCTGAACTCGAAAACGGTGTTTGTTTAGTAGAGCATCTTCAGACAGAGAATGTTTTGATTCCAGCTAAAGGACATATTCAGCACACTTTTAAACCG CTCTTTTTCTATAAACCTGAATTGTGGTGGCCCAACGGGATGGGAAAGCAAAACCTTTACGACATCTTGATCACTGTTGTTGTGAAAGAATTTGGGGAATCTGATTCCTGGATGCAGCCATTTGGATTCCGTAAGATAGAGAGTGTTATCGATAGTGCCACTGGTGGAAG GCTGTTCAAGATTAACGGAGAGCCGATCTTCATTCGTGGTGGCAATTGGATACTATCTGATGGGTTGTTACGGCTCTCTAAAGAACGTTATAGAACCGATATAAAGTTCCATGCAGATATGAACATGAACATGATCCGTTGCTGGGGCGGTGGGTTGGCTGAAAGGCCAGATTTTTATCACTTTTGTGATATCTACGGTTTGCTG GTCTGGCAAGAGTTTTGGATCACGGGAGATGTTGATGGAAGAGGTGATCCAGTATCAAATCCGAACGGACCACTAGACCATGAGTTATTCCTCTTATGTGCTCGTGATACTGTCAAACTTTTGAGAAACCATCCAAGCCTAGCTCTTTGGGTGGGTGGAAACGAACAAGTTCCGCCAAAAGAC ATAAATGAGGCTCTAAAGCAAGACCTTAGGCTTCACCCTTATTTAAAAACCCATATGTTATCAGACGAGGATTCGGATCCTAGTGTTTATCTTGACGGTACTAGAGTTTATATTCAAGGATCTATGTGGGACGGATTTGCAGATGGTAAGGGAAACTTCACTGACGGCCCTTACGAGATTCAATACCctgaagatttttttaaagatacatATTACAAGTATGGGTTCAATCCGGAGATTGGTTCGGTTGGAATGCCAGTTGCAGCTACGATAAGAGCGACAATGCCTCCGGAAGGTTGGGAGATTCCTCTGTTTAAAAAGGGTTTGGACGGGTTTGTTGAAGAAGTACCAAACCGAATGTGGGATTACCACAAGTACATTCCATATTCTAAGCCTGGAAAAGTTCATGACCAGATTCTGATGTACGGTACTCCGGAGAATCTCGATGACTTCTGCTTGAAG GCTCAACTGGTAAACTACATTCAGTACAGAGCTCTATTCGAGGGCTGGAGTTCACGAATGTGGACAAAATACACGGGTGTCTTGATCTGGAAGAACCAAAATCCATGGACTGGTCTCAGAGGTCAGTTCTATGATCATCTTCTCGATCAAACAGCCAGTTTCTATGGCTGCCGTTCCGCTGCAGAGCCAGTCCATGTCCAATTAAACCTGGCAAGTTACTTTGTTGAG GTTGTAAACACGACTTCTGAAGAGCTTTCGGATGTCGCGATAGAGGCATCAGTATGGGACCTAAACGGGAACTGCCCATACTCGGAAGTGTTTAAGATAGTCTCCGCACCGCCAAAGAAAGTTATGCAAATTTCGGAATTCAAGtacccaaaatcacaaaacccaAAGCCGgtgtattttcttcttctcaaactgTACAATGTCTCAGACAAAACGGTTATATCCCGGAACTTCTACTGGCTTAATCTGCCTGGGCAAGATTACACACTCTTGGAGCCGTACAGAAAGAAGCAAATACCTCTCAAGATCACTTGCAATGCAGTTCTGGTTGGTCCAAAATATGAGCTGGAGATCAATGTCCATAACACATCTAGAGCTGGCTTAGCCAAAAACGCTGCTCAAGAAGACGGAAAGCCGAATCTGGGGTTGCTCCAGAAGCTCTTTAGTAGATGTGTTGTTTCTGCAGATAGCAACCGTGCTTTGAAAGTGGTGGAAATGGAGGGATCTGATTCAGGGGTTGCTTTCTTCCTTCGTTTCTCTGTCCACAATGCAGAGACAGAGAAACAAGACACGAGAATTCTGCCAGTACATTACTCAGACAACTATTTCTCACTAGTTCCAGGTGAATCAATGTCTTTGAAGATCGCATTTGCAGCTCCTACAGGCACGACGAAGTCTCCTCGTGTTATGCTTCAGGGCTGGAACTACCCTGATGGGTTTAGTGTTTTTGGTTGA
- the LOC104767280 gene encoding sucrose nonfermenting 4-like protein, which produces MFGSTLDSSRGNSAASGQLLTPTRFVWPYGGRRVFLSGSFTRWTEHVPLSPLEGCPTVFQVICNLTPGYHQYKFFVDGEWRHDEHQPFVSGNGGVVNTIFITGPDMVPTGFSPETLGRSNMDVDDVFVRTADSSQETIPRMSGADLEVSRHRISVLLSTRTAYELLPESGKVIALDVNLPVKQAFHILYEQGIPLAPLWDFGKGQFVGVLGPLDFILILRELGTHGSNLTEEELETHTIAAWKEGKAHISRQYDGSGRPYPRPLVQVGPYDNLKDVALKILQNKVAAVPVIYSSLQDGSYPQLLHLASLSGILKCICRYFRHSSSSLPILQQPICSIPLGTWVPRIGESSSKPLATLRPHASLGSALSLLVQAEVSSIPVVDDNDSLIDIYSRSDITALAKDKAYAQIHLDDMTVHQALQLGQDASPPYGIFNGQRCHMCLRSDSLVKVMERLANPGVRRLVIVEAGSKRVEGIISLSDVFQFLLGL; this is translated from the exons ATGTTTGGTTCTACATTGGATAGCAGCCGTGGAAACAGCGCTGCCTCAGGGCAGCTTCTTACTCCCACCCGCTTTGTCTGGCCTTATGGAGGTAGAAGGGTTTTTCTTAGCGGATCTTTCACCAG GTGGACAGAACATGTGCCATTGTCACCGCTTGAGGGCTGTCCTACTGTTTTTCAAGTCATTTGCAACTTGACGCCTGGATATCATCAG TATAAGTTTTTTGTTGATGGGGAATGGCGGCACGATGAGCACCAACCGTTCGTAAGCGGAAATGGTGGAGTAGTGAATACAATATTTATAACTGGACCAGATATGGTTCCTACTGGTTTTAGCCCAGAGACACTCGGCCGGTCAAATATGGATGTGGATGATGTCTTCGTGCGAACA GCTGATTCATCCCAAGAAACTATCCCTAGGATGTCAGGGGCTGATTTGGAGGTCTCTCGTCACCGTATATCTGTTTTATTATCAACCCGTACTGCATATGAGCTGCTACCTGAATCGGGCAAg GTTATTGCATTGGATGTTAATTTACCAGTGAAGCAAGCATTCCATATACTGTATGAGCAG GGAATCCCTTTGGCTCCTCTTTGGGACTTTGGTAAAGGCCAATTTGTTGGAGTTCTTGGTCCACTAGACTTCATTCTAATACTGAGAGAG CTGGGAACTCATGGATCAAACCTGACAGAGGAAGAGCTTGAGACGCATACAATAGCAGCCTGGAAAGAGGGGAAGGCTCATATTAGCCGACAATATGATGGAAGTGGGAGACCATATCCTAGGCCACTTGTTCAG GTTGGACCCTATGATAATCTGAAAGACGTTGCCCTGAAAATTTTGCAAAACAAGGTTGCAGCCGTTCCGGTTATATATTCGTCCTTGCAGGATGGTTCATATCCGCAGTTACTGCATCTTGCTTCGCTATCAGGCATATTAAAAT GTATATGCAGATACTTTAGACATTCGTCTAGCTCTTTACCAATTCTTCAGCAACCCATTTGTTCAATTCCCCTGGGTACTTGGGTCCCTAGAATCGGAGAATCAAGTAGCAAACCTCTCGCTACATTGAGACCACACGCCTCGTTGGGTTCTGCGCTCTCCTTATTAGTTCAAG CTGAAGTTAGTTCAATTCCGGTAGTGGATGACAATGACTCGCTTATTGACATATACTCTCGAAG TGATATAACTGCTCTGGCTAAAGATAAGGCATACGCACAGATTCATCTTGACGACATGACGGTTCACCAG GCGTTGCAGTTGGGGCAAGATGCGAGTCCGCCATATGGAATCTTCAACGGGCAGAGATGTCACATGTGCTTGCGCTCGGATTCTCTTGTGAAAGTGATGGAGCGGTTGGCAAATCCAG gtGTAAGGAGGCTGGTGATAGTGGAAGCAGGGAGCAAACGTGTTGAAGGTATCATATCATTGAGCGATGTTTTCCAATTCCTGCTCGGTCTTTGA
- the LOC104767252 gene encoding putative UDP-glucuronate:xylan alpha-glucuronosyltransferase 5 codes for MGAKNQSSSRRFFIFYLIVISLSFSGLLLNFKPLFMLNPMISSPSLVEIRYSLPEPVNQNVRNPRWLRLIRNYLPDQKKIRVGLLNIAENERESFEARGTSILENIHVSLDPLPKNLTWKSLFPVWIDEDHTWHTPICPKVPLPKTESPEADVDVVVVKVPCDGFSEKRGLRDVFRLQVNLAAANLAVESGSRDVDRTVYVVFVGSCGPMHEIFRCDERVRRVGEYWVYRPDLKRLKQKLLMPLGSCQISPPLPQPGQEAWIQEKNKSLTSKTTLSSFPPQRVAYVTLLHSSEVYVCGAIALAQSIRQSGSTKDMILLHDDSITKSSLIGLRLAGWKLRRVERIRSPFSKKRSYNEWNYSKLRVWQVTDYDKLVFIDADFIIVKNIDYLFFYPQLSAAGNNKFLFNSGVMVLEPSACLFEDLMLKAFKIESYNGGDQGFLNEYFVWWHRLSKRLNTMKYFGDESRNNDKARHLPENLEGIHYLGLKPWLCYRDYDCNWDLKTRRVFASESVHERWWKVYDKMPKKLKGYCGLNVQMEKNIERWRKMAKLNGFPERHWKIRVRDPRKKNLLI; via the exons ATGGGGGCGAAAAACCAAAGTTCGAGCaggagattttttattttttatctaataGTAATATCATTGTCGTTTTCGGGTTTGCTCTTAAACTTCAAACCTCTGTTTATGCTCAATCCCATGATCAGTTCTCCTTCGTTAGTTGAGATTCGCTATTCTTTGCCGGAGCCGGTTAACCAGAATGTACGTAACCCGAGATGGCTCCGACTCATCAGAAACTATCTTCCGGATCAGAAAAAGATCCGAGTGGGTCTTCTCAACATCGCCGAGAACGAGCGTGAGAGCTTCGAGGCAAGGGGGACGTCGATCTTGGAGAATATCCACGTGTCGCTCGATCCTCTTCCGAAAAATCTGACGTGGAAGAGCTTGTTCCCGGTTTGGATCGACGAGGATCACACGTGGCACACGCCTATATGTCCGAAAGTCCCTCTCCCGAAGACGGAAAGTCCTGAAGCTGACGTGGACGTCGTCGTTGTCAAAGTGCCGTGCGACGGTTTCTCGGAGAAGAGAGGGTTGAGAGACGTTTTCAGGCTACAGGTGAATCTGGCGGCAGCGAATCTTGCGGTGGAGAGTGGTTCGAGGGATGTTGATCGGACGGTGTACGTTGTCTTCGTCGGGTCATGTGGACCTATGCATGAGATCTTTAGGTGTGATGAGCGCGTGAGGCGCGTGGGTGAATATTGGGTGTATAGGCCTGATCTGAAGAGGTTGAAGCAAAAGCTTCTCATGCCTCTTGGTTCTTGTCAGATTTCCCCCCCGCTTCCACAACCAG GTCAAGAAGCATGGAtacaagagaagaacaaaagtcTCACATCCAAAACTACATTATCATCATTTCCTCCCCAACGTGTTGCTTACGTGACGTTACTACACTCATCGGAGGTCTACGTATGCGGGGCAATAGCATTAGCACAAAGCATAAGGCAATCAGGATCAACCAAGGATATGATACTCCTCCACGACGACTCTATAACCAAGAGTTCTCTCATTGGCCTAAGGCTCGCCGGCTGGAAACTACGGCGCGTAGAGAGAATTCGTAGTCCTTTTTCCAAGAAGCGTTCTTACAATGAGTGGAACTACAGTAAGCTACGTGTGTGGCAAGTAACAGATTACGATAAGCTAGTGTTCATAGATGCAGACTTCATCATCGTCAAGAACATTGATTACCTTTTCTTCTATCCTCAACTCTCGGCTGCTGGCAATAACAAATTCTTGTTCAACTCAGGAGTCATG GTTCTGGAGCCATCAGCTTGTCTGTTCGAGGATTTGATGCTCAAAGCATTCAAGATAGAGTCATACAACGGGGGAGACCAAGGATTCCTGAACGAATATTTCGTGTGGTGGCATCGGTTATCAAAACGTTTGAACACGATGAAGTACTTCGGTGATGAGAGCAGGAATAATGATAAAGCACGCCACCTCCCAGAGAATCTAGAGGGGATACACTACTTGGGACTAAAACCGTGGCTATGTTACAGAGACTACGATTGCAACTGGGACTTGAAAACAAGGCGTGTGTTTGCAAGCGAGTCGGTGCATGAGAGATGGTGGAAAGTGTACGACAAGATGCCCAAGAAGTTGAAAGGTTATTGCGGTTTGAATGTTCAGATGGAGAAGAACATTGAGAGGTGGAGAAAAATGGCTAAACTCAATGGCTTCCCTGAAAGACATTGGAAAATTAGAGTAAGAGATCCTAGGAAGAAGAACCTTCTAATCTAA